The window TCTCATATTTCGCGAGACGCTACGAGCTCGACGTCATCGGAGTCGTCATACCGGGGGGATCGACGCTGGCGGCCCCGAGCTCGGCGGAGCTGGCAGCCCTCGTCGACGTGATCGAGGAGGCCGGGGCGCGCGCCATCTTCGCCGAGACGGTCGAGCAGTCGGCGCTCGCCGAGGCGGTCGCTTCGGAGGTCGGGGACGACGTGTCCGTCGTCGAGCTGTACACAGAGTCACTGGGTGAGCCCGGCTCGGGTGCAGACAGCCTCATCGGGATGCTGGTGACGAATGCCCGACGGATCGCCGAGGCACTCGAATGACATGCCGCCACGTTCTCGAGCCATCTACCGTCGCCACCTCATGGACTGGTTGATCGCTCCGTTCGAACTGGCGTTCCAGCAGCGAGCCCTCATCGGAGGCTCGCTGGCGGCGGTCGCCCTCGGCGTCGTCGGGACCTGGGTCGTGATCCGCGGGATGACGTTCCTCGGCGACGCCCTGGTGCATGGCATCATCCCGGGGATTGCCCTGGCGATCCTGCTCGGCTTCAACGTGCTCGTGGGGGCGCTCGTCGCCGCCGTCGTCATGATCGCCGGGATCAACCTCATCCACCGGCAGACGGCGTTCTCGGAGGACACCGGGATCGGCCTGCTCTTCGTGGGCATGCTCGGGGTGGGGGTGATCCTCGTGTCTCGCACCGATTCGTACAGCGGCAACCTGACGAGCATCCTCTTCGGAGACGCCCTCGGGGTCACGACCGGCGACATCGCCCTTCTCGCCGCCGTCGCCGCGGTGACCCTCATCCTGTCGGCCCTCTTCTTCAGGAGCTTCCTGGTGCTGTCGTTCAACGAGCAGAAGGCCGAGCTGCTCGGCTTGCGGCCCAGGCTGGCGCACGTCGTGCTGCTATCGCTCGTCACGATGACGATCGTCGGCTCGTTCCAGACCGTCGGAACGCTCCTCGTCTTCGGGCTCCTCGTGGGCCCGCCGGCGACTGCGGCTCTCCTCGTGAGGCGGGTGCCGGCCATGATGCTCCTCGGGGCAGGCATCGGGATCTTCTCGGTCGCTGCCGGGCTCGTCGTCAGCTATCACGCCAACACGTCGGGATCGGCGACGATGGCGGTCGTGCCGATCGTCCTCTTCTTCTCGGCCCTCGCCTATCGGACCCTCGCACGGGCGGCGTGACTCCCGCACGAGCTCCTCACCGGAGGAAGGAGAGCACGGTGTCGATCGTGTCGGCTTCGGCGGCGTCCTTGTCGTCCCGGTAGCGCTTCACCCTGGCGAAGCGCAGGGCGACGCCTCCGGGGTAGCGGGTGCTCCTCTGGACACCGTCGAAGGCGACCTCGACCACCTGCTCGGGGCGCACGTACACGACATGACCCTCGCGGTTGGTCTCGAGCTCGAGGAAACGG is drawn from Acidimicrobiia bacterium and contains these coding sequences:
- the aztB gene encoding zinc ABC transporter permease AztB — protein: MDWLIAPFELAFQQRALIGGSLAAVALGVVGTWVVIRGMTFLGDALVHGIIPGIALAILLGFNVLVGALVAAVVMIAGINLIHRQTAFSEDTGIGLLFVGMLGVGVILVSRTDSYSGNLTSILFGDALGVTTGDIALLAAVAAVTLILSALFFRSFLVLSFNEQKAELLGLRPRLAHVVLLSLVTMTIVGSFQTVGTLLVFGLLVGPPATAALLVRRVPAMMLLGAGIGIFSVAAGLVVSYHANTSGSATMAVVPIVLFFSALAYRTLARAA